A genome region from Hymenobacter tibetensis includes the following:
- a CDS encoding glycoside hydrolase family 32 protein yields MKNTFLLALSLCGLTTISQAQTPAKPIPPATPQYRPAYHFSPAKMWMNDPNGMVYYNGTYHLFFQHYPDGMEWGPMHWGHATSKDLVSWQEQPIALYPDKLGWIFSGSAVIDEDNTAGFGKNAMVAIFTHHNDPEEKKKTNKHQYQSLAYSLDEGKTWKKYDGNPVLPNPGIQDFRDPKVSWNEVAKKWVMTLATKDRITFYSSANLKDWTKLSEFGEKLGAHGGVWECPDLFPLTLNGKTYWVLLVSINPGGPNGGSATQYFVGQFDGKTFTPTTTTQKWVDWGKDDYAGITWGNTGARKIFLGWMSNWEYANQVPTSPWRNAMTVPRDLALKQVGPEIYLTSTPVKEMAKLVQPSQTLSNLTVKSELSLADKIPNLAPQFQLKMSTKQLQDFALVLGNAKGEELVIGYDKQANQYYVDRSKAGQMTFSDKFAGRHPAPRLATGPAADLTLLFDATSVEVFADGGLTTMTELFFPTQSYTTLKLKSSSGLTIDALTYTKLSQEVK; encoded by the coding sequence ATGAAAAACACGTTCCTCCTGGCGCTTTCCCTGTGCGGCCTGACTACCATCAGCCAGGCGCAAACTCCTGCCAAGCCCATTCCGCCCGCCACGCCGCAGTACCGCCCGGCCTACCATTTTAGCCCGGCCAAGATGTGGATGAACGACCCCAACGGCATGGTGTACTACAACGGCACCTACCACCTGTTCTTCCAGCACTACCCCGATGGCATGGAATGGGGCCCGATGCACTGGGGCCACGCCACCAGCAAGGACCTAGTGAGTTGGCAGGAGCAGCCCATTGCCCTGTACCCCGATAAGCTAGGCTGGATTTTCTCGGGCAGCGCCGTCATTGACGAAGACAACACTGCCGGCTTCGGCAAGAACGCCATGGTGGCCATCTTCACCCACCACAACGACCCCGAGGAAAAGAAGAAAACCAATAAGCACCAGTACCAAAGCCTAGCCTACAGCCTCGACGAAGGCAAAACCTGGAAGAAGTACGACGGCAACCCGGTGCTGCCCAACCCTGGCATCCAAGACTTCCGCGACCCAAAAGTGAGTTGGAACGAGGTGGCCAAGAAGTGGGTGATGACCCTCGCCACCAAAGACCGGATTACGTTTTACTCATCGGCTAACCTGAAGGACTGGACCAAGCTGAGCGAGTTTGGCGAGAAGCTGGGCGCCCACGGCGGCGTGTGGGAGTGCCCCGATTTGTTTCCGCTAACGCTGAATGGCAAAACCTATTGGGTGCTGCTAGTAAGCATCAACCCCGGCGGCCCAAACGGCGGCTCGGCCACGCAATACTTTGTAGGTCAATTTGATGGTAAGACCTTCACGCCCACAACAACCACCCAGAAGTGGGTGGATTGGGGCAAAGACGACTACGCCGGCATAACCTGGGGCAACACGGGCGCCCGCAAAATCTTCCTCGGCTGGATGAGCAACTGGGAGTATGCTAACCAAGTGCCCACCTCGCCCTGGCGCAACGCCATGACCGTACCGCGCGACCTAGCCCTCAAGCAAGTCGGCCCGGAAATCTACCTAACCTCCACGCCGGTCAAGGAAATGGCCAAGCTGGTGCAGCCCAGCCAAACCCTGAGCAACCTGACGGTGAAGTCGGAACTGAGCCTAGCCGACAAGATTCCGAATCTAGCGCCGCAGTTTCAGTTGAAGATGAGCACCAAGCAACTCCAGGATTTCGCGCTGGTGCTCGGCAATGCCAAAGGTGAGGAACTGGTTATCGGCTACGATAAGCAAGCCAATCAATACTACGTAGACCGGAGCAAAGCCGGCCAAATGACCTTCAGCGACAAGTTCGCTGGCCGCCACCCAGCGCCGCGCCTAGCCACCGGCCCCGCCGCCGACCTCACGCTGCTCTTCGATGCCACCTCGGTAGAGGTATTTGCCGACGGCGGCCTCACCACCATGACCGAACTGTTCTTCCCCACGCAGTCCTACACCACGCTCAAGCTGAAATCGAGCAGCGGCCTTACCATAGATGCCCTGACATACACCAAGTTGAGCCAGGAAGTGAAATAG
- a CDS encoding carbohydrate kinase family protein, whose protein sequence is MSNKIACFGEILWDVLPTGKQPGGAPFNVAVHLHQLGQSVDLISRVGDDDLGSELLDFVASKGLRTDYVQLGKTHLTGVVKANVDDANEVTYKIVQPVAWDYIQYDAELEKLVEQAEVFVFGSLAARQAGTRETLYRLLEHAKFKVFDVNMRPPHYHKEVVKYLLEKANLVKMNHHELAEIMAWFGEETDRPTAMRWLATRFDLQAVCVTCGADGALLWTNDQLYRASGVWVEVKDTIGSGDSFLAALLKGWLAGQEPSEMLRFACATGALVATHQGATPAFTETDVQELLATQAV, encoded by the coding sequence ATGTCTAATAAGATAGCCTGCTTCGGCGAAATCCTGTGGGACGTGCTGCCAACTGGCAAGCAGCCCGGCGGCGCGCCCTTCAATGTAGCCGTGCACCTGCACCAGCTCGGCCAGTCCGTGGACCTCATCAGCCGCGTCGGCGACGACGACCTGGGTTCGGAACTCCTTGATTTTGTAGCGTCGAAAGGCCTGCGCACCGACTACGTGCAGCTCGGCAAAACCCACCTCACCGGCGTGGTGAAAGCCAACGTAGACGACGCCAACGAGGTGACGTACAAGATTGTACAGCCCGTGGCCTGGGACTACATCCAATATGATGCCGAGCTAGAAAAGCTGGTGGAACAGGCTGAGGTGTTTGTATTCGGTAGCCTTGCCGCCCGCCAGGCCGGCACCCGCGAAACGCTGTACCGCCTGCTAGAACACGCCAAGTTTAAGGTGTTCGACGTGAACATGCGCCCGCCACACTACCACAAGGAAGTGGTGAAATACTTGCTCGAAAAAGCCAACCTGGTGAAGATGAATCACCACGAGCTAGCTGAAATCATGGCCTGGTTTGGCGAGGAAACCGACCGGCCCACCGCCATGCGCTGGCTCGCCACCCGCTTCGATCTGCAAGCCGTGTGCGTAACCTGCGGCGCCGACGGTGCTTTACTCTGGACCAACGACCAGCTCTACCGCGCCTCCGGCGTGTGGGTGGAAGTGAAAGACACCATCGGCAGCGGCGACTCGTTTCTGGCGGCGCTGCTCAAAGGCTGGCTGGCCGGCCAGGAACCCAGCGAAATGCTGCGTTTCGCCTGCGCCACCGGCGCGCTGGTTGCCACGCACCAAGGCGCTACCCCCGCCTTCACTGAAACCGACGTGCAAGAACTGCTGGCTACCCAGGCGGTGTAG
- a CDS encoding sugar porter family MFS transporter — MKNNVFFWSLVVALGGFLFGFDTAVISGAEKAIQQLWGLTSVEHGFTIAIALIGTVFGAIFGGIPSDKLGRRQTLIWIAVLYFVSALGAAVTSSWVAFMIFRFLGGLGVGASSVTAPLYISEVSPAEKRGQMVAMFQFNIVFGILAAYLSNYLLTGVGENDWRWMLGVQVVPAAAFFLLLFRVPESPRWLLGRGRVEEGRHVFQLINPATADQEVANVLTSNASDDAMVGGRSLFSPQYRTPVILAVLFAVFNQVSGINAIIYFAPRIFEMTGLGQGAALLSSAGIGLVNFAFTLLARQVIDQFGRRKLMLIGSFGLIATLGLVSWAFYTQSFSALNGMLVPVLLFVYIAFFAFSQGAVIWVFISEIFPNTVRAKGQALGSSTHWVMAAIIAFAFPPLAEKLGGGHTFAFFCGMMVLQLLFVWRMMPETKGTSLEQLEKTLVIH; from the coding sequence ATGAAAAACAACGTATTCTTTTGGTCCCTGGTAGTGGCGCTGGGCGGCTTCTTGTTCGGCTTCGACACCGCCGTTATTTCCGGAGCCGAGAAAGCCATTCAGCAGCTCTGGGGGCTGACCTCCGTGGAGCACGGCTTCACTATTGCTATTGCTCTGATTGGCACCGTGTTCGGGGCCATCTTTGGCGGTATTCCATCCGATAAGTTAGGGCGCCGCCAGACCCTGATTTGGATTGCGGTGCTCTACTTCGTGTCGGCGCTGGGCGCAGCTGTCACCTCTAGTTGGGTGGCTTTCATGATCTTCCGGTTCCTGGGCGGGCTGGGCGTGGGTGCTTCGTCGGTAACGGCGCCGCTTTACATTTCCGAGGTTTCGCCGGCCGAGAAGCGGGGGCAGATGGTGGCTATGTTCCAGTTCAACATCGTGTTCGGCATCCTGGCCGCCTACCTCTCCAATTACCTGCTGACCGGCGTGGGCGAAAACGACTGGCGCTGGATGCTGGGCGTGCAGGTAGTACCGGCCGCCGCGTTTTTCCTGCTGCTGTTCCGCGTTCCTGAAAGTCCTCGCTGGCTGCTGGGCCGGGGCCGCGTAGAAGAAGGCCGCCACGTGTTCCAACTTATCAACCCCGCCACCGCCGACCAAGAAGTAGCCAACGTACTGACTTCCAACGCTTCTGACGACGCTATGGTGGGTGGCCGCTCCTTGTTTTCGCCGCAGTACCGCACCCCTGTCATACTGGCCGTGCTGTTTGCCGTGTTCAACCAGGTGTCGGGCATCAACGCCATCATCTACTTCGCCCCACGTATTTTCGAAATGACGGGCTTGGGTCAGGGTGCTGCGCTGCTCTCGTCGGCGGGAATTGGGCTGGTGAACTTTGCCTTCACGCTGCTGGCCCGCCAAGTCATCGACCAGTTCGGGCGCCGCAAGCTGATGCTGATTGGCTCGTTTGGGCTGATTGCCACGTTAGGGCTAGTATCGTGGGCGTTTTACACGCAGAGCTTCAGCGCCTTGAATGGCATGCTGGTGCCGGTGCTGTTGTTCGTATACATTGCGTTTTTCGCCTTCTCGCAAGGTGCAGTTATCTGGGTGTTCATCTCGGAAATCTTCCCCAACACGGTGCGGGCCAAAGGGCAGGCGCTGGGTTCCAGCACGCACTGGGTGATGGCCGCCATTATTGCCTTCGCCTTCCCGCCGCTGGCCGAAAAGCTAGGCGGCGGCCACACCTTCGCCTTCTTCTGCGGCATGATGGTGCTGCAACTGCTGTTCGTGTGGCGCATGATGCCCGAAACCAAAGGCACCAGCCTCGAACAGTTGGAAAAAACGCTCGTTATCCATTAA
- a CDS encoding RagB/SusD family nutrient uptake outer membrane protein, protein MKFFKPTILALSLLAFASSCNDEKFLDVQPIGALSDEQLNTPANIEKQVIAAYSQLGNDVYRAPYTSMWPYGNVRAGDAYKGGNGTADVDAFHFYETFSFNRVDVGNTDELWFLIYIGVSRCNDALRRLDAVDAAAMPTKAVRQGEVRFLRGHYYFLLKELFKRVPYIDQTIPTDQYGTISNVALSNDELWTKIADDFRFAVANLPDTQPEIGRANKSAAQAYLAKTLLYQAYVQSDNHAVTSVDQAKLNEVVTLTNQITSSGKYSLHPDYATNFLTVGDNGVESVFAIQFSRNDGTPKGRTARGNSLNYPMNPDYGCCGFHQPSQNLVNAYKTDAQGLPLFTTFNNSDLSTPADFQLNTVDPRLDHTVAIPSHPYKYLPTFVFENSWLRDRNTYGVYMSMKENVLPTDPSFQKTPPFMTTSKNWTIIRYADVLLWKAEALIELGRQAEALPIINQIRQRAAASIARLKNAAGGNTSNYRIGQYPSTGWTQAYAREALRYERRLEFAMEGYRFFDLTRWGIAANTLNTYFTVEKTKRQYLQTARFTAGRDEYLPIPLNQINFSKGLYQQNPGWN, encoded by the coding sequence ATGAAATTCTTTAAGCCTACCATACTTGCCTTGTCGCTGCTGGCTTTTGCTTCCAGCTGCAACGACGAAAAATTCCTGGATGTGCAGCCCATTGGCGCCTTGAGCGACGAGCAGCTGAACACCCCAGCCAACATTGAAAAGCAGGTTATTGCGGCCTACTCCCAACTCGGCAACGACGTGTACCGCGCCCCCTACACCAGCATGTGGCCCTACGGCAACGTGCGCGCCGGCGACGCCTACAAAGGCGGCAACGGCACCGCCGACGTGGACGCGTTTCACTTCTACGAAACCTTCAGCTTCAACCGTGTGGACGTAGGCAACACCGACGAGCTGTGGTTCCTGATTTACATTGGCGTGTCGCGCTGCAACGATGCGTTGCGCCGCCTTGATGCGGTGGATGCCGCCGCCATGCCCACCAAGGCCGTGCGCCAGGGCGAAGTGCGCTTCCTGCGCGGGCACTACTACTTTCTGCTGAAAGAGCTGTTCAAGCGGGTGCCCTACATCGACCAAACCATCCCGACCGACCAGTACGGCACCATCTCGAACGTGGCGTTGAGCAACGACGAGCTATGGACCAAGATTGCCGATGACTTCCGCTTTGCGGTAGCCAACCTGCCGGATACCCAGCCGGAAATCGGCAGGGCTAATAAGTCGGCGGCGCAGGCCTACCTGGCCAAAACGCTGCTCTACCAAGCCTACGTGCAGAGCGACAACCACGCCGTGACCAGTGTAGACCAGGCCAAGCTCAACGAGGTAGTAACGCTAACCAACCAGATTACCTCGTCGGGCAAGTACTCCTTGCACCCCGACTACGCCACCAACTTCCTGACCGTGGGCGACAATGGCGTGGAATCAGTGTTTGCCATCCAGTTTTCGCGCAACGACGGCACGCCTAAGGGCCGTACCGCCCGGGGCAACAGCCTGAACTATCCCATGAACCCCGACTACGGCTGCTGCGGGTTCCACCAGCCCAGCCAGAACCTGGTGAATGCCTACAAGACCGATGCCCAGGGTTTGCCGCTGTTCACCACCTTCAACAACTCGGACCTCAGCACCCCCGCTGACTTCCAGCTCAACACCGTCGACCCGCGCCTCGACCACACCGTGGCTATTCCGAGCCACCCCTACAAGTACCTCCCCACGTTCGTGTTCGAAAATTCGTGGCTGCGCGACCGGAACACCTACGGCGTATACATGTCGATGAAGGAGAATGTGTTACCCACTGACCCGAGCTTCCAGAAAACCCCGCCGTTCATGACCACCTCGAAGAACTGGACCATCATCCGCTACGCCGATGTGCTGCTGTGGAAGGCCGAAGCCCTGATTGAACTAGGCCGCCAAGCGGAGGCGCTGCCCATCATCAACCAGATCCGGCAGCGCGCCGCCGCCAGCATCGCCCGCCTGAAAAACGCGGCCGGCGGCAACACCTCCAACTACCGCATCGGACAGTACCCGAGCACCGGCTGGACCCAAGCTTACGCCCGCGAAGCCCTGCGCTACGAGCGTCGCCTGGAGTTTGCCATGGAGGGCTACCGCTTCTTCGACCTAACACGCTGGGGCATCGCGGCTAACACCTTGAACACGTACTTCACCGTAGAGAAAACCAAGCGCCAGTACCTGCAAACCGCCCGCTTCACTGCCGGCCGCGACGAATACCTGCCCATTCCGCTCAACCAGATCAACTTCAGCAAAGGCCTATACCAGCAGAACCCCGGTTGGAACTAG
- a CDS encoding SusC/RagA family TonB-linked outer membrane protein yields MKQPIPLLRQAVGLTLLSALPLAVAAPAQAAALTAAVEAGALADVTISGRVTDDKGGALPGVTVVVKGTTIGTSTGPEGDFKLTVPEGATLLVSYIGYKPQEVPVTGQTTFTIALVTDAAALDEVVVTGYQTQRKADLTGAVAVVKTEEIRDMASNDVTRNLQGRVAGVQINSDGAPGSSATVRIRGIGTLGNNDPLYVIDGIPTREGINQINQNDIESIQVLKDASAASIYGSRASNGVIIITTKRGKLGATKVDFSTFFTLQTPGPHIKLLNTLDYGRVYGQAAINDGTTPSLPYYNFQTSIGANGRPVLNGVTVPEFIDANRTQRASDTDWFKETQQNALIQSYNLSVSSGGERGSALFSVNYYDNSGTLKYSGFDRYTARLNTDYNFLNGRLKIGENLTIVKSQRAEFDLNLVRDRTTQLPSIVPVRTEDGVGWGGPVAGMSDRDNPLRLLTDNKQNRSNTGRAFGNFFADAEILKGLHVRSSFGIDYSIYKFRQIYKTYQAGFLSEANNRVTNNDRFWGNWVWQNTINYDILLGGKHQLGVLAGAERISYYDESSYASRTNFASEDLNYAYLDAGAANKDNGGGATAYRLASTFAKVNYSFADRYLLSGTLRRDGSSRFGEDNKFGVFPAVSGGWRLSEEAFVKDNTPIFTDLKLRAGWGQTGNQDIANFASRGLYQSLLGTIDPNFEYDRGTAYDIYGNDINLPSGYRRFQRANPALKWETTTQTNVGVDFGLMQNKLSGSVDYFVKNSKDILVNLPFLAVVGEGGDQFVNGASIQNKGWEFVLGYQNELSNGLTYNISGNLSTYRNKLTYLPDEVINAYGGNGQDVTRLGHSINAVYGYVAGGIFQNEGEVTGHATQIGAAPGRLRYKDLNGDGRVDNFDQTWITEGVPDFNYGLNLGAGFKGFDVQIFFQGVQGLQSFNNAKFRTDFASLASGENWGERLLNAWTPTNTGSTIPAATLINTNNEGRASTYFIENASYLKLRNFQLGYSLPNSLFSKVKVQGVRIYVQGQNLFTVKSKEFTGADPEVTNYQYPVPRIFSTGLNVSF; encoded by the coding sequence ATGAAACAACCAATACCATTGCTGCGGCAAGCCGTCGGGCTGACGCTGCTTTCCGCCCTGCCGCTGGCCGTTGCCGCCCCCGCCCAAGCTGCCGCACTTACCGCCGCTGTTGAGGCCGGCGCGCTGGCCGACGTAACCATCAGTGGCCGCGTAACCGACGACAAAGGCGGCGCGCTGCCGGGCGTTACGGTGGTGGTGAAAGGCACTACCATTGGCACCAGTACTGGCCCCGAGGGCGACTTCAAACTCACCGTTCCCGAAGGCGCGACCCTGCTCGTTTCCTACATCGGCTACAAACCCCAAGAGGTACCCGTAACCGGCCAGACCACGTTCACCATTGCGTTGGTTACCGACGCGGCGGCGCTCGACGAGGTGGTAGTAACCGGCTACCAAACCCAGCGCAAAGCCGACCTGACCGGGGCAGTGGCGGTGGTGAAAACCGAGGAAATCCGGGACATGGCCTCCAACGACGTGACCCGCAACTTGCAAGGCCGGGTGGCCGGCGTGCAAATCAACTCCGACGGGGCACCAGGCAGTTCGGCCACGGTGCGCATCCGCGGCATTGGCACGCTCGGCAACAACGACCCGCTCTACGTTATCGACGGCATTCCGACGCGGGAAGGCATCAACCAAATCAACCAGAACGACATCGAGAGCATTCAGGTGCTCAAAGACGCCTCAGCGGCCAGCATCTACGGCTCGCGCGCTTCCAACGGCGTAATTATCATCACCACCAAGCGCGGCAAGCTGGGCGCCACCAAGGTTGATTTCTCGACCTTCTTCACGCTCCAGACGCCGGGCCCGCACATCAAACTGCTCAACACGCTGGACTACGGCCGGGTGTATGGCCAAGCCGCCATCAACGACGGCACCACGCCCAGCCTGCCGTACTACAACTTCCAAACCAGCATCGGCGCCAACGGCCGGCCGGTGCTCAATGGCGTGACCGTACCCGAGTTCATTGACGCCAACCGTACCCAGCGCGCTTCCGATACCGACTGGTTCAAGGAAACGCAGCAGAACGCTCTGATTCAGAGCTACAACCTGAGCGTGAGCAGCGGCGGTGAGCGGGGCAGTGCCTTGTTCTCGGTGAACTACTACGACAACTCGGGCACGCTGAAATACTCGGGCTTCGACCGGTACACGGCGCGCCTCAACACCGACTATAACTTCCTGAATGGCCGCCTGAAAATCGGGGAAAACCTAACCATCGTGAAGTCGCAGCGGGCCGAGTTCGACTTGAACTTAGTGCGCGACCGGACCACGCAGCTGCCCTCTATTGTGCCGGTGCGCACCGAGGATGGCGTGGGTTGGGGCGGCCCCGTGGCGGGCATGAGCGACCGGGACAACCCGCTGCGTTTGCTCACCGACAACAAGCAGAACCGCTCGAACACGGGCCGGGCGTTCGGCAACTTCTTCGCCGACGCTGAAATCCTGAAGGGCCTGCACGTGCGCAGCAGCTTCGGCATCGACTACAGCATCTACAAGTTCCGCCAGATCTACAAAACCTACCAGGCCGGCTTCCTGTCCGAAGCTAATAACCGCGTCACCAACAACGACCGGTTCTGGGGTAACTGGGTGTGGCAGAACACCATTAACTACGATATTCTGCTGGGCGGCAAGCACCAACTGGGCGTGCTGGCCGGGGCTGAGCGCATCAGCTACTACGACGAAAGCTCGTACGCTTCGCGCACCAATTTCGCTAGCGAAGACCTCAACTACGCCTACCTCGATGCGGGCGCGGCCAACAAAGACAACGGCGGCGGGGCCACGGCCTACCGGCTGGCGTCCACGTTCGCCAAAGTCAACTACTCCTTCGCCGACCGGTATTTGCTGTCGGGTACGCTGCGCCGGGATGGGTCGTCGCGGTTCGGGGAAGACAACAAGTTTGGGGTGTTTCCGGCCGTATCGGGCGGCTGGCGTTTGAGCGAGGAGGCGTTTGTGAAAGACAACACGCCGATTTTCACTGACTTGAAGCTGCGCGCCGGCTGGGGCCAGACCGGCAACCAGGACATTGCCAACTTCGCTTCGCGGGGCTTGTACCAGTCGTTGCTGGGCACCATCGACCCCAACTTCGAGTACGACCGGGGTACTGCCTACGACATCTACGGCAACGACATCAACCTGCCGTCGGGCTACCGCCGCTTCCAGCGCGCCAACCCGGCTCTGAAGTGGGAAACCACCACCCAAACCAACGTGGGCGTGGACTTCGGGCTGATGCAAAACAAGCTCTCCGGCTCGGTTGATTACTTCGTCAAGAACAGCAAGGACATTCTAGTGAACCTGCCGTTTCTGGCCGTGGTGGGCGAAGGCGGCGACCAGTTCGTGAACGGCGCGTCCATCCAGAATAAGGGCTGGGAATTTGTGCTCGGCTACCAAAACGAGCTATCTAACGGCCTGACCTACAACATCTCGGGCAACCTTTCTACGTACCGCAACAAGCTCACCTACTTGCCCGACGAGGTGATAAACGCCTACGGCGGCAACGGCCAGGACGTCACGCGCCTGGGCCACTCCATCAACGCGGTGTACGGCTACGTGGCCGGCGGTATTTTCCAGAACGAAGGCGAAGTAACCGGCCACGCCACGCAAATCGGGGCTGCGCCCGGCCGCCTGCGCTACAAAGACCTGAACGGCGACGGCCGCGTGGACAACTTCGACCAAACCTGGATTACGGAAGGCGTGCCCGATTTCAACTACGGCCTCAACCTGGGCGCCGGCTTCAAAGGCTTTGACGTGCAGATTTTCTTCCAGGGCGTGCAAGGCCTGCAATCCTTCAACAACGCCAAATTCCGCACCGACTTCGCCTCGTTGGCTTCCGGCGAGAACTGGGGTGAGCGGCTGCTGAATGCTTGGACGCCGACCAACACCGGCTCCACCATTCCAGCAGCCACGCTCATCAACACCAATAATGAGGGCCGGGCTTCCACCTACTTCATCGAAAACGCTTCTTACCTGAAGCTGCGCAACTTCCAGCTCGGCTACTCGCTGCCGAACAGTTTGTTCAGCAAGGTGAAAGTGCAGGGCGTCCGCATCTATGTGCAGGGCCAGAACCTGTTCACCGTGAAGAGCAAGGAGTTCACCGGCGCCGACCCCGAAGTAACCAACTACCAGTACCCGGTGCCGCGCATTTTCTCCACCGGCCTGAATGTTTCTTTCTAA